A window of Tautonia plasticadhaerens contains these coding sequences:
- a CDS encoding M16 family metallopeptidase: protein MNAPLRPPALPFSKRTLPNGLDVIVRRDPRLPLAAVNLWYHVGSKDERHGQRGYAHLFEHLMFEGSLHFPGDYFTPLQPLGASVNGSTSPDRTNYVVDLPTAHLELALAMEADRMGHLLPALTDEKLEIQKGVVTNEYRQNYANRPYGQVPRLLAEALYPPDHPYHWPTIGAMEDVASATRAHVDAFFRRFYVPSNASLCLVGDLDEDRAFALADRYFDPIPGGAPAVRPAVPAVHPPSDRAIRVRDRVELDRLHLVWHTVPQFGPDDAPLALAADLLGRGRSSRLYRRLVLERELAQNVSAYQSGRELAGTFGVVVTLRPGRSWEEARAVVDAELADLARGPGGEELARVRTGRLGALIYALESLGGFGGVADRLNAFNVYLGDPGRITSDFERFERVADDQVAEVVGRLLVGEDGTTAPRVELVVLGRGGEPRRAAPLDRSAAPAALAPVPFRAPSPERRALRCGAELWAIPRRDLPVITASLAVPAGAGAHGPDRAGLAAMTAAMLDEGTASRSAVELAERAESMATSLWASAGWDGSYVGVRCLAPNLDRSLDLAADILLNPTFPGPEWARIRGQSLAALRARRDRAESVASRVLLRALFGADHPYHVPSEGTASAVEGLDRADLVRFHGEHFRPVGSAWVVAGDLDPDAIAEQLDERLGDWAGAVPRPPEPTSPAPPPGRRILLVHRPDAPQAAVRVGHLGVRRADEDYLDAVVLNQILGGQFTSRLNESLRERKGMTYGVRSAFDSRRGTGPFAVAASVQTDRAAEALADIAREIEALRGDRPPTPRELDDARRSLLEGQARHFETPSDLVSRFAGLFVHDLPPDHHARFPERLAGVDLDALSRVAGRRLRPEGLVAVVVADAAQVLDSLERLGWGEVERVEGPED, encoded by the coding sequence ATGAACGCCCCGCTCCGCCCCCCCGCCCTCCCCTTCAGCAAGCGGACCCTCCCCAACGGGCTCGACGTCATCGTCCGCCGGGACCCCCGGCTGCCCCTGGCGGCGGTCAACCTCTGGTACCACGTCGGCTCCAAGGACGAGCGCCACGGCCAGCGCGGCTACGCCCACCTCTTCGAACACCTGATGTTCGAGGGCTCGCTCCACTTCCCCGGCGACTACTTCACGCCGCTGCAGCCCCTGGGGGCCTCGGTCAACGGCTCCACCTCCCCGGACCGGACCAACTACGTCGTCGACCTGCCCACCGCCCACCTGGAGCTGGCCCTGGCGATGGAGGCCGACCGGATGGGCCACCTCCTGCCGGCCCTGACCGACGAGAAGCTGGAGATCCAGAAGGGCGTCGTCACCAACGAGTACCGCCAGAACTACGCCAATCGCCCCTACGGGCAGGTCCCCCGGCTGCTGGCCGAGGCCCTCTACCCGCCGGACCACCCCTACCACTGGCCGACGATCGGCGCGATGGAGGACGTGGCCTCGGCGACCCGGGCGCACGTCGACGCCTTCTTCCGCCGCTTCTACGTGCCCAGCAACGCCAGCCTCTGCCTGGTCGGCGACCTGGACGAGGATCGGGCCTTCGCGCTGGCCGACCGCTACTTCGACCCGATCCCCGGCGGCGCCCCGGCCGTCCGCCCGGCGGTGCCCGCGGTCCACCCGCCGTCCGACCGGGCGATCCGGGTCCGGGACCGGGTGGAGCTGGACCGCCTGCACCTGGTCTGGCACACCGTCCCCCAGTTCGGGCCGGATGACGCCCCGCTCGCCCTGGCGGCCGACCTGCTGGGCCGAGGGCGGTCGAGTCGGTTGTATCGCCGCCTGGTCCTGGAGCGGGAGCTGGCGCAGAACGTCTCGGCCTACCAGTCGGGCCGGGAGCTGGCGGGGACCTTCGGCGTGGTCGTCACGCTCCGGCCGGGGAGGTCGTGGGAGGAGGCCCGGGCCGTGGTCGACGCCGAGCTGGCCGACCTGGCCCGGGGCCCCGGCGGGGAGGAGCTGGCCCGGGTCCGCACCGGCAGGCTCGGGGCCCTGATCTATGCACTGGAGTCGCTCGGCGGCTTCGGCGGCGTGGCCGACCGGCTCAACGCCTTCAACGTCTACCTCGGCGACCCGGGGCGGATTACCTCCGACTTCGAGCGCTTCGAGCGGGTCGCCGACGACCAGGTCGCCGAGGTCGTCGGCCGGCTGCTCGTCGGCGAGGACGGGACGACCGCCCCCCGGGTCGAGCTGGTCGTGCTCGGCCGGGGGGGGGAGCCGAGGCGGGCCGCGCCGCTGGACCGCTCGGCGGCCCCGGCCGCCCTGGCGCCGGTCCCCTTCCGGGCGCCGTCCCCGGAGCGCCGGGCCCTGCGGTGCGGGGCCGAGCTGTGGGCGATCCCCCGCCGGGACCTCCCGGTGATCACCGCCAGCCTGGCCGTGCCCGCCGGGGCCGGCGCCCACGGGCCGGACCGGGCCGGGTTGGCGGCGATGACGGCGGCGATGCTCGACGAGGGGACCGCGTCGCGGTCGGCCGTCGAGCTGGCCGAGCGGGCCGAGTCGATGGCCACCAGCCTCTGGGCCAGCGCCGGGTGGGACGGCTCGTACGTCGGCGTCCGGTGCCTGGCCCCGAACCTCGACCGGAGCCTCGACCTCGCGGCCGACATCCTGCTCAACCCCACCTTCCCCGGGCCGGAATGGGCCCGGATCCGGGGCCAGTCGCTCGCCGCCCTGCGGGCCCGTCGCGACCGGGCCGAGTCGGTGGCCTCCCGGGTGCTGCTCCGGGCCCTCTTCGGGGCCGACCACCCCTACCACGTCCCCTCCGAGGGGACGGCCTCGGCGGTCGAGGGGCTCGATCGGGCCGACCTCGTCCGCTTCCACGGCGAGCACTTCCGGCCGGTCGGCTCGGCCTGGGTCGTCGCCGGCGACCTGGACCCCGACGCGATCGCCGAGCAGCTCGACGAGCGCCTCGGCGACTGGGCCGGCGCCGTCCCGAGGCCGCCCGAGCCGACGAGCCCTGCCCCGCCCCCCGGCCGCCGGATCCTGCTGGTCCACCGGCCCGACGCCCCCCAGGCGGCGGTCCGGGTCGGGCACCTTGGGGTGAGGCGGGCCGACGAGGACTACCTCGACGCCGTCGTGCTCAACCAGATCCTCGGCGGCCAGTTCACCTCCCGGCTCAACGAGTCGCTCCGGGAGCGCAAGGGGATGACCTACGGCGTCCGCAGCGCCTTCGACTCCCGTCGGGGCACCGGCCCCTTCGCCGTGGCCGCCTCCGTGCAGACCGACCGGGCCGCCGAGGCGTTGGCCGACATCGCCCGGGAGATCGAGGCCCTCCGGGGGGACCGCCCCCCCACCCCCCGGGAGCTGGACGATGCCCGCCGCAGCCTCCTGGAGGGGCAGGCCCGGCACTTCGAGACC
- a CDS encoding PP2C family protein-serine/threonine phosphatase translates to MNWQDILIDAAATDTGMRRSNNQDSHAIVRAKTVEAWKKRGHVFMVADGMGAHAVGELASKLACDNIPHNFAKLKVDSTAEALTKAYREVANIIHAKATANKDFQGMGTTCSTLVLGPGGALIAHVGDSRVYRIRGGTIEQLTFDHSLVWELIRRNHLPPEHAKKAVPRNVITRSLGPDPNIEVDIEGPHPVEAGDVYLLCSDGLSGPVEDPELGAFAAHFHPEVAGRYLLHLANLRGGHDNITVMVVRVGPWEDPDDPNASVLTAADAGDAGKGKKGFSLAGLMNAFQRKPAPEPAEEHIYRTAPCAIDDALLNRIAEDLRQAQAAAVEQAWPIDWAALTELQLRAKQARASGDPRKALRQLGEMIVRLGVAGRLHRKERGPIGAH, encoded by the coding sequence GTGAACTGGCAAGACATCCTCATCGACGCCGCGGCGACGGACACCGGCATGCGGCGGTCGAACAACCAGGACAGCCACGCGATCGTCCGGGCCAAGACCGTCGAGGCCTGGAAGAAGCGCGGGCACGTCTTCATGGTCGCCGACGGCATGGGCGCCCACGCCGTCGGCGAGCTGGCGAGCAAGCTCGCCTGCGACAACATCCCGCACAACTTCGCCAAGCTGAAGGTCGACAGCACCGCCGAGGCCCTGACCAAGGCCTACCGCGAGGTGGCCAACATCATCCACGCCAAGGCCACCGCCAACAAGGACTTCCAGGGCATGGGCACCACCTGCTCCACCCTGGTCCTCGGCCCCGGGGGCGCCCTGATCGCCCACGTGGGGGACTCCCGGGTCTACCGCATCCGGGGGGGCACGATCGAGCAGCTCACCTTCGACCACAGCCTGGTCTGGGAGCTGATCCGCCGCAACCACCTCCCCCCCGAGCACGCCAAGAAGGCCGTCCCCCGCAACGTCATCACCCGGAGCCTGGGGCCCGACCCCAACATCGAGGTCGACATCGAGGGGCCCCACCCGGTCGAAGCGGGGGACGTCTACCTGCTCTGCTCCGACGGCCTCTCCGGCCCGGTCGAGGACCCCGAGCTGGGCGCCTTCGCCGCCCACTTCCACCCCGAGGTCGCCGGCCGCTACCTGCTGCACCTGGCCAACCTCCGGGGCGGCCACGACAACATCACCGTGATGGTCGTCCGCGTCGGCCCCTGGGAGGACCCCGACGACCCCAATGCCTCGGTCCTGACCGCCGCCGACGCCGGCGACGCGGGCAAGGGCAAGAAGGGCTTCTCCCTCGCCGGCCTGATGAACGCCTTCCAGCGCAAGCCCGCCCCCGAGCCGGCCGAGGAGCACATCTACCGGACCGCCCCCTGCGCCATCGACGACGCCCTGCTCAACCGGATCGCCGAGGACCTCCGCCAGGCCCAGGCCGCCGCCGTCGAGCAGGCCTGGCCGATCGACTGGGCCGCCCTCACCGAACTCCAGCTGCGGGCCAAGCAGGCCCGGGCCTCCGGCGACCCCCGCAAGGCCCTCCGCCAGCTCGGCGAGATGATCGTCCGGCTCGGCGTCGCCGGCCGCCTGCACCGCAAGGAACGCGGGCCGATCGGCGCCCACTGA
- a CDS encoding trans-sulfuration enzyme family protein, which produces MDTPPPRPETTCARAVPPPPSSTAPLVPPPQLSVVYRFEGLDHVDAVYRGDADGFVYARDGHPNAAALAVRVAELEGAEAALVCASGMGATAAVLLAELGEGDHVAYAEQLYGKTISLVRRELSRFGVASTGFDATRPETLSEALRDRTRLVFVETLSNPLLRLPDLPRLAEVARGAGAKLVVDHTFAPLLCRPIALGASYVVHSATKMIGGHSDLTLGLVAASAGDVARVARVSSAFGLSGNPFESWLAARGLATLPLRSARSGETALELARRLSRSPALRAVHYPGLPGHPDHDLARSLLPSGSGAMVTIDLGDRARADAFIRALRHVPFAPSLGDVATTLSHPATTSHRGQDPELLARLGITPGLVRLSIGLEAADDLWADFERALGPLGG; this is translated from the coding sequence ATGGACACGCCCCCCCCCCGGCCCGAGACGACCTGCGCGAGGGCCGTCCCGCCCCCGCCGTCGTCGACCGCCCCGCTGGTCCCCCCACCCCAGCTGAGCGTCGTCTACCGCTTCGAGGGGCTCGACCACGTCGACGCCGTCTACCGGGGGGACGCCGACGGCTTCGTCTACGCCCGGGACGGCCACCCGAACGCCGCCGCCCTGGCGGTCCGGGTCGCCGAGCTGGAGGGGGCCGAGGCCGCCCTCGTCTGCGCCTCGGGCATGGGGGCGACGGCCGCCGTCCTGCTGGCCGAGCTGGGCGAGGGGGACCACGTCGCCTACGCCGAGCAGCTCTACGGCAAGACCATCTCGCTCGTGCGTCGGGAGCTTTCGCGGTTCGGCGTCGCCTCCACCGGCTTCGACGCCACCCGGCCCGAGACGCTCTCCGAAGCCCTCCGGGACCGGACCCGGCTCGTCTTCGTCGAGACCCTCTCCAACCCCCTGCTCCGCCTGCCGGACCTCCCCCGGCTGGCCGAGGTCGCCCGGGGGGCCGGGGCGAAGCTGGTCGTCGACCACACCTTCGCCCCCTTGCTCTGCCGGCCGATCGCGCTGGGGGCCTCGTACGTCGTCCACTCGGCCACCAAGATGATCGGCGGCCACAGCGACCTGACGCTCGGCCTCGTCGCCGCCTCGGCCGGCGACGTCGCCCGGGTCGCCCGGGTCTCGTCCGCCTTCGGCCTCTCGGGCAACCCCTTCGAGAGCTGGCTGGCCGCCCGGGGGCTGGCGACCCTGCCGCTCCGCTCGGCCCGGTCGGGCGAGACGGCCCTGGAGCTGGCCCGGCGCCTCTCCCGGTCCCCCGCCCTGCGGGCCGTCCATTATCCCGGGCTGCCCGGGCACCCCGACCACGACCTCGCCCGGTCGCTGCTGCCCTCCGGCTCCGGCGCGATGGTGACGATCGACCTCGGCGACCGGGCCCGCGCCGACGCCTTCATCCGGGCCCTGCGGCACGTCCCCTTCGCCCCCAGCCTGGGGGACGTGGCGACCACCCTCAGCCACCCCGCCACCACCAGCCACCGCGGCCAGGACCCCGAGCTGCTGGCCCGCCTGGGCATCACCCCCGGCCTGGTCCGCCTCTCGATCGGCCTGGAGGCCGCCGACGACCTCTGGGCCGACTTCGAGCGGGCCCTCGGCCCGCTGGGTGGGTGA
- a CDS encoding CBS domain-containing protein, translated as MQIRSVLAAKDRPLITIDSGSTVSEAVAELVRHNIGSLPVLDDSGAMVGIFTERDVLRGLHNKGKEFCHQPIGAVMTRKVATCSVGDSVHDAMGRMSEYMIGQLPVLDEDGGLAGLVSVGDLVRVLHGEAEEEKKNLMSYVYGVV; from the coding sequence ATGCAGATCCGAAGCGTCCTGGCTGCCAAGGACCGCCCGCTCATCACGATCGACTCCGGCTCGACCGTCTCCGAGGCGGTGGCCGAGTTGGTCCGGCACAACATCGGCTCGCTCCCGGTCCTCGACGATTCCGGCGCGATGGTCGGCATCTTCACCGAGCGCGACGTGCTCCGTGGCCTGCACAACAAGGGCAAGGAGTTCTGCCACCAGCCGATCGGCGCGGTGATGACCCGGAAGGTCGCCACCTGCTCGGTGGGCGACTCGGTCCACGACGCCATGGGCCGGATGAGCGAATACATGATCGGCCAGCTCCCGGTGCTCGACGAGGACGGCGGCCTCGCCGGGCTCGTCTCGGTCGGCGACCTGGTCCGGGTCCTCCACGGCGAGGCCGAGGAGGAGAAGAAGAACCTGATGTCCTACGTCTACGGGGTGGTCTGA
- a CDS encoding phytoene desaturase family protein, with the protein MAGSRVVVIGGGVGGLSAALELARRGAVVTLLERHDQLGGKASQRRESGYRWDEGPSIVVMPWVYRELFGLAGLDPDHYLPLRRLDPAFRVVFPDGRRLDLPADEPGMRDAFASVDPHDGAALGPFLGRLDRFAAKIGHAYCDRMLENWSQVIASPLMTSAMIISPFQQYAAEVDRTFRSGPIRELLYGFPTYSGFNPVTAPASLLIIPWTIIREGVWYPASGGIAAIPLSIAAACRDLGVDIRTGVEVEAIDLDASGRVRGVATSAGPIAAGAVVSNGDYVHTHRLLRGGRGFAPEVEAVREGKVEPSGSFFTVQLGCDRTWDLSAHHLLVLTEGSGRVYDEVYGRGEFPSDPPLYVNVTSVTDPHDAPEGGSNPFLVIGAPAMKAGAEADPDFEERYADRLVARLERAGMTGLKDATVTRQVTGPSDWVRKFHAFRGAIYGLGSTHNILGGGFRPLNYRPEIPGLYFVGGGVQPGAGLPMAVQSGKIAAGRVGRDLRLRGRAGSRARI; encoded by the coding sequence ATGGCCGGGTCGCGCGTGGTGGTCATCGGCGGCGGGGTGGGTGGGCTCTCCGCCGCCCTGGAGCTGGCCCGACGGGGGGCGGTCGTGACGCTCCTGGAGCGTCACGACCAGCTCGGCGGCAAGGCCAGCCAGCGCCGGGAGTCCGGCTACCGCTGGGACGAGGGGCCGAGCATCGTCGTCATGCCCTGGGTCTACCGCGAGCTGTTCGGGCTCGCCGGGCTCGACCCCGACCACTACCTCCCGCTCCGACGCCTCGACCCCGCCTTCCGGGTCGTCTTCCCCGACGGCCGACGCCTGGACCTGCCCGCCGACGAGCCGGGGATGCGGGACGCCTTCGCCAGCGTCGACCCCCACGACGGCGCCGCCCTCGGGCCGTTCCTGGGACGGCTGGACCGCTTCGCCGCCAAGATCGGACACGCCTATTGTGACCGGATGCTGGAGAACTGGTCACAGGTGATCGCCTCCCCGCTGATGACCTCGGCGATGATCATCTCCCCGTTCCAGCAGTACGCCGCCGAGGTCGACCGCACCTTCCGCTCCGGGCCGATCCGGGAGCTGCTCTACGGCTTCCCCACCTACTCCGGCTTCAACCCGGTCACCGCGCCGGCCTCCCTGCTAATCATCCCCTGGACGATCATCCGGGAGGGGGTCTGGTACCCCGCCTCGGGGGGGATCGCGGCGATCCCGCTGTCGATCGCCGCCGCCTGCCGGGACCTGGGGGTCGACATCCGGACCGGGGTCGAGGTCGAGGCGATCGACCTGGACGCCTCGGGCCGGGTCCGGGGCGTGGCCACCTCCGCCGGGCCGATCGCCGCGGGCGCGGTCGTCTCCAACGGCGATTACGTGCACACCCATCGGCTCCTCCGGGGGGGTCGGGGATTCGCCCCCGAGGTCGAGGCCGTCCGGGAGGGCAAGGTCGAGCCCTCCGGCTCGTTCTTCACGGTGCAGCTCGGCTGCGACCGCACCTGGGACCTCTCGGCCCACCACCTGCTCGTGCTCACCGAGGGGTCGGGCCGGGTCTACGACGAGGTCTACGGGCGCGGCGAGTTCCCGAGCGACCCGCCGCTCTACGTCAACGTCACCAGCGTCACCGACCCCCACGACGCCCCCGAGGGCGGCAGCAACCCCTTCCTCGTCATCGGCGCCCCCGCGATGAAGGCGGGCGCCGAGGCCGACCCCGACTTCGAGGAGCGTTATGCCGACCGGCTCGTCGCCCGGCTGGAACGGGCCGGGATGACCGGGCTCAAGGACGCGACCGTCACCCGACAGGTGACGGGCCCTTCGGACTGGGTGCGGAAGTTCCACGCCTTCCGGGGGGCGATCTACGGCCTGGGGAGCACGCACAACATCCTCGGCGGCGGCTTCCGGCCCCTGAACTACCGGCCGGAGATCCCAGGCCTCTACTTCGTCGGCGGCGGCGTGCAGCCGGGCGCGGGGCTGCCGATGGCCGTTCAGAGCGGCAAGATCGCCGCCGGCCGGGTCGGCCGGGACCTCCGCCTCCGGGGCCGGGCCGGGTCGAGGGCCCGGATCTGA
- a CDS encoding glycosyltransferase, whose product MSIAFVVSIAVALGWLGLAALCIGRSRDSRRLPPADAPPGPDAPTVVAVVPARNEEGRIGETLRCLMAQEYPHLSILVVDDQSTDATAGVVRSASPGAGTEAHPVRLLPGGDRPEGWVGKTWALHQGVEATDSEWIWMVDADLWLHPRALATAMEQADRAGADLVSFLGRPRCETFWQGSIALALVQILSMLYPLRRVNDPTRAEALAHGAFVLIRRSTYDRVGGIGSVRGEIVEDIRFASRVKAEGGRIRASAAPALSQTHMYGTFGDIWRGLRKNAYAGMDYLPHKYVTGSILGLLMAWAPPLSLLIGLVGLLTPRAPSPSPVAWAAVGLSGWLAQAAAAMPAVVFLELPRIFAFSLPAGIAAYVAITSASVWHYARGRVLWKDRAFPSRVVKPRPSRD is encoded by the coding sequence ATGAGCATCGCGTTCGTCGTCAGCATCGCGGTCGCCCTCGGCTGGCTCGGCCTGGCCGCCCTCTGCATCGGCCGCTCCCGAGACTCCCGGCGCCTGCCTCCCGCCGACGCCCCCCCCGGGCCAGACGCCCCCACGGTCGTGGCCGTGGTCCCGGCCCGGAACGAGGAGGGCCGCATCGGCGAGACGCTCCGGTGCCTGATGGCGCAGGAATACCCGCACCTGTCGATCCTCGTCGTCGACGACCAGTCGACCGACGCCACCGCCGGGGTCGTCCGCTCGGCCTCCCCCGGCGCCGGCACCGAGGCCCATCCCGTCCGCCTGCTGCCGGGGGGGGACCGCCCCGAGGGCTGGGTCGGCAAGACCTGGGCCCTGCACCAGGGGGTCGAGGCCACCGATTCGGAGTGGATCTGGATGGTCGACGCCGACCTCTGGCTCCACCCCCGGGCGCTGGCGACCGCGATGGAGCAGGCGGATCGGGCCGGTGCGGACCTCGTCTCCTTCCTCGGCCGCCCCCGGTGCGAGACGTTCTGGCAGGGGTCGATCGCGCTGGCCCTGGTCCAGATCCTCTCGATGCTCTACCCCCTCCGCCGGGTCAACGACCCGACGCGGGCCGAGGCGCTGGCGCACGGGGCCTTCGTGCTCATCCGGCGGTCGACCTACGACCGCGTCGGCGGCATCGGCAGCGTCCGGGGGGAGATCGTCGAGGACATCCGGTTCGCCTCCCGGGTCAAGGCCGAGGGGGGGCGGATCCGGGCCTCGGCCGCGCCGGCGCTGTCGCAGACGCACATGTACGGGACCTTCGGCGACATCTGGCGAGGCCTGCGCAAGAATGCCTACGCCGGGATGGATTATCTCCCCCACAAATACGTCACCGGGTCGATCCTCGGCCTGCTGATGGCCTGGGCCCCGCCGCTCTCGCTGCTGATCGGGCTGGTCGGCCTGCTCACGCCCCGGGCCCCCTCCCCCTCGCCGGTCGCCTGGGCGGCGGTGGGGCTGTCGGGATGGCTGGCGCAGGCGGCGGCGGCGATGCCGGCGGTCGTCTTCCTGGAATTGCCCCGGATCTTCGCCTTCTCGCTCCCGGCGGGGATCGCCGCGTACGTGGCGATCACCTCGGCGAGCGTCTGGCACTACGCCCGGGGCCGGGTCCTGTGGAAGGACCGCGCCTTCCCCTCGCGGGTCGTCAAGCCGCGGCCCTCCCGGGACTGA
- a CDS encoding amidohydrolase family protein — MLSRRDLLRLLPASLLVPAASPARGAQGPEFGRIDTHIHIHQPAPELVTSLGESGWRGLDIVVCPAVGDEPFDLQAKLEATREVAERSGGTLSWASTFDARGFEDPDFVDRTVAGLRETFDQGAIAVKIWKTIGMAIRGESGEYLLPDDRRLLPIYEAIRDAGRTLVAHLAEPDGAWLPLDEDNPEFSYYSRNPQWHMLGKEGAPPKEEILAARDRVLAHYPDLRVVGCHLGSNEDDLDRLSARLDAHPNFAVDTAARVRYFARGDRDRVRDFLTRHQDRILYGTDSSYRGGPEEAAARSFRERHEQDWRFFSEDGPMEYDGRETTGLGLPVAILRKIFRENALRWLPGLGA; from the coding sequence ATGCTCAGCCGACGGGACCTGCTCCGACTGCTGCCCGCCTCGCTCCTGGTCCCGGCCGCCTCCCCGGCCCGGGGGGCCCAGGGCCCGGAGTTCGGGCGGATCGACACGCACATCCACATCCATCAACCCGCCCCCGAACTGGTCACCTCGCTGGGGGAGTCGGGCTGGCGGGGGCTGGACATCGTCGTCTGCCCGGCGGTCGGCGACGAGCCGTTCGACCTGCAGGCCAAGCTGGAGGCGACCCGGGAGGTCGCCGAGCGGAGCGGGGGGACGCTCTCCTGGGCCTCCACCTTCGACGCCCGGGGGTTCGAGGACCCGGACTTCGTCGACCGGACCGTCGCCGGGCTCCGGGAGACGTTCGACCAAGGCGCCATCGCCGTGAAGATCTGGAAGACGATCGGGATGGCGATCCGGGGAGAGTCCGGGGAGTATCTCCTGCCCGACGACCGCCGCTTGCTGCCGATCTACGAGGCGATCCGGGACGCCGGCCGGACGCTGGTCGCCCACCTCGCAGAACCCGACGGCGCCTGGCTGCCGCTCGACGAGGACAACCCGGAGTTCTCCTATTATTCCCGGAACCCGCAGTGGCACATGCTCGGCAAGGAGGGGGCGCCGCCGAAGGAGGAGATCCTGGCCGCGAGGGATCGCGTGCTGGCGCATTACCCGGACCTGCGCGTGGTCGGCTGCCACCTGGGCAGCAACGAGGACGACCTGGACCGGCTGTCGGCCCGGCTCGACGCCCATCCCAATTTCGCGGTCGACACCGCGGCCCGGGTCCGCTACTTCGCCCGGGGGGATCGGGATCGGGTCCGGGACTTCCTCACCCGGCATCAGGACCGGATCCTCTACGGCACCGACTCCTCCTACCGGGGGGGCCCGGAGGAGGCCGCGGCGCGGTCGTTCCGGGAGCGTCACGAGCAGGACTGGCGGTTCTTCTCCGAGGACGGGCCGATGGAGTACGACGGCCGGGAGACGACGGGCCTCGGGCTGCCGGTCGCGATCCTGCGGAAGATCTTCCGGGAGAACGCCCTGCGATGGCTGCCCGGGCTGGGTGCCTGA
- a CDS encoding DUF1552 domain-containing protein, producing MSRRGFLRSSGGLALTLPWLESLPVRAEDTGKRVVPTDDGSSPPVRFACVYFSNGVEPEHWWARGSGSGMEIGPGLEPMRPFREDLVFLRGLFNEQAVRHASAHLGRMPNLLSGAWVSTDQAEIRAGQSMDQVLSREIGRRTAVPSLVLGIEPTELRLEDGLSMIYGSSISWATDTKPATKEIYPARVFDLLVGDPEGRRLDRSILDQVLDDAKALRGRVGVDDRRKLDEYLESIRDVERRIDRASEDGRLEGRRPTLEAPNIPRPGDQLPQEVPDHMRMMMDLLVLAFQMDKTRIATCMLNNDLSQMNFGFLDGVRGSLHLDLTHNGREPELEAMYLKTNQFHVGQFAYLVDRLKGIPEGEGTLLDHSLLMCCSNLFDGDRHQADEMPILLAGRAGGTLRTGRVLDYLDRPDDDRRACRLYLSLMERIGVSLARFGDADGPLADL from the coding sequence ATGAGCCGTCGAGGCTTCCTGAGGAGCAGCGGCGGGCTGGCGTTGACGCTCCCCTGGCTGGAGTCGCTCCCGGTCCGGGCCGAGGACACCGGCAAGCGAGTCGTCCCGACCGACGACGGGTCGAGCCCCCCCGTGCGGTTCGCCTGCGTCTACTTCTCCAACGGGGTCGAGCCGGAGCACTGGTGGGCCCGCGGGAGCGGATCGGGGATGGAGATCGGCCCCGGGCTGGAGCCGATGCGGCCCTTCCGGGAGGATCTGGTCTTCCTGAGGGGCCTGTTCAACGAGCAGGCCGTCCGGCACGCCAGCGCCCACCTGGGGAGGATGCCGAACCTGCTGTCGGGGGCCTGGGTCAGCACCGACCAGGCCGAGATCCGGGCCGGGCAATCGATGGACCAGGTGCTCTCCCGGGAGATCGGCCGGCGGACGGCCGTGCCGAGCCTGGTGCTGGGCATCGAGCCGACCGAGCTGAGGCTGGAGGACGGGCTGTCGATGATCTACGGGTCGTCCATCTCCTGGGCGACCGACACCAAACCCGCCACCAAGGAGATCTACCCGGCCCGGGTCTTCGACCTGCTCGTGGGCGACCCCGAGGGCCGCCGGCTGGACCGCTCGATCCTCGACCAGGTGCTCGACGACGCGAAGGCCCTGAGGGGCCGGGTCGGCGTCGACGACCGCCGGAAGCTGGACGAGTACCTGGAATCGATCCGGGACGTGGAGCGCCGGATCGACCGGGCCTCGGAGGACGGCCGCCTCGAAGGCCGTCGGCCGACGCTGGAGGCGCCGAACATCCCGAGGCCCGGCGACCAGCTGCCGCAGGAGGTGCCGGATCACATGAGGATGATGATGGATCTCCTCGTCCTCGCCTTCCAGATGGACAAGACCCGGATCGCCACCTGCATGCTGAACAACGACCTCTCCCAGATGAACTTCGGGTTCCTGGACGGGGTCCGCGGCAGCCTCCACCTCGACCTGACGCACAACGGCCGTGAGCCGGAGCTGGAGGCGATGTACCTGAAGACGAACCAGTTCCACGTCGGCCAGTTCGCCTACCTCGTCGACCGGCTCAAGGGCATCCCCGAAGGCGAGGGCACCCTGCTCGACCACAGCCTGCTCATGTGCTGTTCCAACCTCTTCGACGGCGACCGCCACCAGGCCGACGAGATGCCGATCCTCCTGGCGGGCCGGGCGGGCGGGACCCTGAGGACAGGCCGGGTGCTGGACTACCTCGACCGCCCGGACGACGACCGCCGCGCCTGCCGCCTGTATCTCTCGCTGATGGAGCGGATAGGCGTCTCCCTGGCCCGCTTCGGCGACGCCGACGGCCCGCTGGCCGACCTCTGA